Genomic window (Streptomyces cadmiisoli):
GGCCGGCGGACCCGACGGCCGGCGCAGAACGGCCGCCGCCGGCCTCGCCCTGCTGCTCGGCGGCGCGGGCGCCCTGCTCGGCGTGGCCGCGGGGCCCGCGCAGGCCGCGGAGGTGTCGTACCGGACGGAGTGCGTCCCGCCCGCGATATCCGGTCTGCCGCCCGTGCAGGGCACCACGACGGTGGACATCACCGCGCCCGCCACTGCGAAGGTGGGTGACGATGTCGAGGTGGTCTGGACGTTCGTCGAGGCGGCCTCCAAGAACCCCGACATCGTCGACCTCCCGGAGAACTCGGTCCAGCCCAGCGGGACCCTCAAGGCGGCCGGCGCGCAGGTCGCGGACATCGCCCTGCAAGGGCCCCGGGAGAACCCGCCCATCCCCAAGGGCGCCGCCATGGTGCTCTCCGAGATGAAGGGCACGCTGAAGCTGACGACGCCCGGCGAGGTGACGCTGACCCCCGACGCGTACACCATCAACGCCATGTCCACGGACACCGAGTGCACCCCCGAGGAGGCCGTGCGGCCGGCCGCGACCATCGACGTGGCCGCGGGGGGCGGCGGTACCGGCGGACCCACGCCCGATCCCACGGACACCGCCTCCGATCCGCCGTCCGGCACACCGGCCCCCACCCCGACCGGGAGCGGGGGAGGCGACAACGGCGGCTCCGGTGGCGGGGGCGGCGGGCAGACGGACTTCACCGGCAAGGAGGTCCAGGTGCCCTACGAGTGCAAGACGCCCATCGGTGACAAGGAGGCCACCTCGCCGGTGCAGATCGACGCCCGCAAGGACGGCGGGAGTTTCGATCTCACCGTGCGGTTCGAGGAGTCGGTGATGGACAGCCCCGCCGACATCCCGGCGGACTCGGTCAAGCCGTCGATGGAGGTGGTCCTGGGCGGCGCCGACACCGGCACGGTCCATGTGGAGGGCCCCACCAACGCCGAGCCCATCGCGTCGGGCGACCCGATCGAGATCCCCGACCTGACGGGCACCTACAAGCCGGGCGCGAGCGGTGAGTCCACGCTGTCCCCGGGTGTCCTGACGGTCGAGGCGCTGGGCACGACCACGACCTGCACCCCGGCGAAGTCCGAGGTCTCGCTGACCCTGGACACCACCGAGCAGGCGGGCGGCGCCTCGGGCGGCGGGGGCTCGGCCTCCGGCGGAGCGGCCTCCGGCGGCTCGGACGCGGGCGGCGGGCTGGCCGAGACCGGCGCCGCGGACGACGGCGGCCTGAAGGCCCTCGGCCTCGTCGCCGGGACGGCGGTGCTGCTGGGCGCCGCGGTGTTCACGTTCCTGCCCGGGCGGCGCCCGCACTGAGCGGCCCGCCGGGACCACGCGCCGCCCCGAGGCGGCCCGCCGCGGCGGTGCGCCGTACCGCGCGCGGGTGAACGGCGGAGGGCCACCGCACCCACGTGGGTGCGGTGGCCCTCCGGCTGCCGGGCGGCGGCGTCTCAGCGGACGTCGCCCATCAGCTGCTTGACCTTGTTGCGGTACATCCAGACCGCGACACCGGCGAGCACGGCGAGCGTGGCCTCCAGGGCGACGACACCCGACTTGTTCAGGTCGACGCCGGCGATGGACAGCAGACCGGTGGTCGCGTCACCGGCGGTGACCGCCAGGAACCAGACACCCATCATCTGCGAGGCGTACTTCGCGGGCGCCATCTTCGTGGTCACCGACAGGCCGACCGGGGAGAGCAGCAGCTCACCGACGGTCTGCGTGAAGTAGATCGCCACCAGCCACATCGCGGCCGCCTTGTGACCGCCCTCGGCGATCGACAGCGGGGCCAGGAAGAGGAAGAAGGAGGTGCCGACCAGGACCAGACCCGAGCCGAACTTCACGATCGTGCTCGGCTCCTTGCCGCGCCGGTTCAGCGCCAGCCAGAACCAGGCGAAGACCGGGGCCAGGGCCATGATCAGGACGGGGTTGACCGACTGGTACCAGGAGACCGGGAACTCCCAGCCGAAGACGCTGTTCTCGGCCGAGGAGTCGGCGAAGAGGGACAGGGTCGAGCCCCCCTGGTCGTAGATCATCCAGAAGACGGCCGCGGCGACGAAGAACCAGATGTACGCGGACATCTTCGACTGCTCGGCGCGGTCCAGCTCCCGGTCCCGCTTGATCCGGGTCAGCACCATGACGGGGATGATCACACCGAGCAGGGTCAGCGGGACCAGGATCCAGTTCAGGGTGTAGCTGCCGGAGAAGCCGACGATCGCGTAGAAGACGACGGCGATGCCCGCCCAGACGGCGGACTTGCGCAGCGTCGTGTACTTCTCGGCAGCGGACAGCGGCTTCGGGACCGTGCTGGAGGCCGGGGCGAGGTGACGGCCGCCGAGCAGGAACTGGGCCAGACCCAGCGCCATGCCGAGCGCGGCGAGCGCGAAGCCGAGGTGCCAGTCGACGTTCTCGCCGATGGTGCCGATGACCAGCGGAGCGGCGAAGGCACCCAGGTTGATGCCCATGTAGAACACGGTGAAGCCGCCGTCGCGGCGCGGGTCGTCCGGGCCGTCGTAGAGCTGGCCGACCATGGTGGAGATGTTGGCCTTCAGCAGGCCCGAGCCGATCGCGACCAGGCCGAGGCCCCCGTAGAAGGTGCCGGAGGCGGGCAGCGCCAGCGTGAGGTGGCCCAGCATGATCACCGCGCCGGCCACGGCGACGGTCTTGCGCGGACCCCAGACCCGGTCACCGAACCAGCCGCCCGGCAGGGCGAGCAGGTACACCAGCGACACGTACACGGAGTAGATCGCGGTCGCGGTGGCCGCGTCGAGATGCAGGCCGCCCGGCGCGACGAGGTACAGCGGGAGCAGAGCCCTCATGCCGTAGTAGGAGAACCGCTCCCACATCTCGGTCATGAAGAGAGTGGCCAGTCCGCGGGGGTGGCCGAAGAAGGTCCGCTCGGACCCGGGGCTTCCCGGGGAGACCGAGTCCTTCGTCAGGCTGGACGCCATGGTCGATCCTTGCTCGTCGGGACGCGCTCCAAGAGCGATGCGCGCCCGGTGGGGGGACGGCCGGCACCGGCGGTTCGGCCGTCCACCCCACGCCCACGGGGAGTTTGCTCCGCCACGGAGCGAGAGACGGCGGCCACCGGGATCCACGCCCCACGCGCGGCGCTGCGCGCGAGGCCCGGCCACAGGTCATTCCTTCGGGCCGACCGAAGCCGGCCCGCACACAAAAGAGACCCTCGGCGTCAAAGCGGCGCCAAAGGTCCCTGTGGTACTACAGGCGTCCCATCACCATACGGCAGGACACTGCCGGATTTGAA
Coding sequences:
- a CDS encoding oligopeptide:H+ symporter, with product MASSLTKDSVSPGSPGSERTFFGHPRGLATLFMTEMWERFSYYGMRALLPLYLVAPGGLHLDAATATAIYSVYVSLVYLLALPGGWFGDRVWGPRKTVAVAGAVIMLGHLTLALPASGTFYGGLGLVAIGSGLLKANISTMVGQLYDGPDDPRRDGGFTVFYMGINLGAFAAPLVIGTIGENVDWHLGFALAALGMALGLAQFLLGGRHLAPASSTVPKPLSAAEKYTTLRKSAVWAGIAVVFYAIVGFSGSYTLNWILVPLTLLGVIIPVMVLTRIKRDRELDRAEQSKMSAYIWFFVAAAVFWMIYDQGGSTLSLFADSSAENSVFGWEFPVSWYQSVNPVLIMALAPVFAWFWLALNRRGKEPSTIVKFGSGLVLVGTSFFLFLAPLSIAEGGHKAAAMWLVAIYFTQTVGELLLSPVGLSVTTKMAPAKYASQMMGVWFLAVTAGDATTGLLSIAGVDLNKSGVVALEATLAVLAGVAVWMYRNKVKQLMGDVR